Proteins from one Hydrogenophaga sp. SL48 genomic window:
- a CDS encoding PDDEXK nuclease domain-containing protein, producing MADLNSRIHSAQQRAALAVSRELVLLYWQIARDILARQAEQGWGTKVIERLAHDLRMAFPDMKGFSPRNLKYMRAFAEAWPEAEFVQQAVAQVPWGHTLVLLDRLNTEAERRWYAAQAIEHNWSRNVLVMQIETRLLERSGTAVTNFPASLPKPQSDLAHESLKEPYRFDFLGLTDEAQERDIEHALVKHVTEFLLELGAGFAFVGRQVLLDVGGDEFFIDLLFYHLKLRCYVVIELKAGKFKPEHLGQLGFYLTAVDRQVKSEQDNPTIGLLLCKSKNKVVAEYALGDKTQPMGIAEYKLLESLPAELQTSLPSIEQIERELGDLPD from the coding sequence TTGGCCGATCTGAACAGCCGCATCCACAGCGCTCAGCAGCGCGCGGCTCTAGCGGTGAGCCGCGAGCTGGTCTTGCTGTACTGGCAGATCGCGCGCGACATCCTGGCGCGGCAGGCTGAGCAGGGCTGGGGCACGAAGGTGATCGAGCGGCTGGCGCACGACCTGCGCATGGCTTTCCCGGACATGAAGGGGTTTTCTCCCCGCAACCTCAAGTACATGCGGGCTTTCGCTGAAGCTTGGCCCGAGGCTGAATTTGTGCAGCAGGCTGTTGCACAAGTTCCCTGGGGCCACACCCTGGTCTTGCTGGACCGGTTGAACACGGAGGCTGAGCGCCGCTGGTACGCCGCCCAGGCCATCGAGCACAACTGGTCGCGCAATGTGCTGGTGATGCAGATTGAAACCCGCCTGCTGGAACGCAGCGGTACGGCAGTCACCAATTTCCCCGCCAGCCTGCCCAAACCACAGTCCGATCTGGCGCACGAGTCGCTGAAAGAGCCCTACCGCTTTGACTTTCTCGGTCTGACCGACGAGGCACAGGAGCGGGATATTGAGCATGCCTTGGTGAAGCACGTCACCGAGTTCCTGCTGGAGCTGGGCGCGGGATTCGCCTTCGTCGGGCGGCAGGTGCTGCTGGACGTGGGCGGCGACGAGTTTTTCATCGACTTGCTGTTCTATCACCTCAAGCTGCGCTGTTATGTGGTGATTGAATTGAAGGCAGGCAAGTTCAAGCCCGAGCATCTGGGACAGCTGGGCTTTTATCTGACCGCGGTGGACCGGCAGGTGAAAAGCGAGCAGGACAACCCGACCATCGGCCTGTTGCTGTGCAAGAGCAAGAACAAGGTGGTGGCCGAATACGCCCTGGGCGACAAGACGCAGCCCATGGGCATTGCGGAATACAAGTTGCTGGAATCGCTGCCTGCAGAGTTGCAAACCAGTTTGCCCAGCATCGAGCAGATTGAGCGGGAGTTGGGGGACTTGCCGGACTGA
- a CDS encoding IS5 family transposase translates to MKQMSLGESGFERKTKRTRKREFLDEMNLVVPWTELVSLIAQHAPTPGAKGGRPPFAVRTMLRIHFLQQWFNLSDPAMEEALYDTPMFREFAGLDQGEENLPDESTILRFRHLLEQHNLSLQLLATVNATLADKGLLLKSGTVVDATLIAAPSSTKNNSGERDPEMHQTKKGNQWHFGMKAHIGVDAESGLVHTVKATAANAHDITQASELLHGDETDVFADSGYRGVHKRDEVIKDHPEVHWYVAMMPSHRKALDKETPMGSIMEALEKTKARIRAKVEHPFRVIKRQFGYVKVRYRGLAKNTAQLHTLFALSNIWMVRRTLLKETRG, encoded by the coding sequence ATGAAGCAAATGAGCCTGGGCGAGAGCGGATTCGAGCGCAAGACCAAGAGAACGCGCAAGCGCGAGTTCCTCGACGAGATGAACCTGGTAGTGCCGTGGACCGAGCTGGTGTCGCTGATTGCACAGCATGCACCAACGCCTGGCGCCAAGGGTGGTCGTCCGCCGTTTGCCGTGCGAACCATGCTTCGCATTCACTTCCTGCAGCAGTGGTTCAACCTGTCCGACCCGGCGATGGAGGAGGCGCTGTACGACACGCCCATGTTTCGAGAGTTTGCGGGGCTGGACCAGGGTGAGGAGAACTTGCCTGACGAGAGCACCATCCTGCGCTTTCGCCATCTGCTCGAACAACACAACTTGAGCCTGCAATTGCTTGCCACGGTCAACGCCACCCTGGCCGACAAAGGCCTGCTGCTCAAGAGCGGTACGGTCGTCGACGCCACGCTCATTGCCGCCCCCAGCTCGACCAAGAACAACAGCGGCGAACGCGACCCCGAGATGCATCAGACCAAGAAGGGCAACCAGTGGCACTTCGGGATGAAAGCGCATATTGGGGTCGATGCCGAATCGGGCCTGGTGCACACCGTCAAGGCCACAGCGGCCAACGCGCACGACATCACCCAGGCCAGCGAACTGCTGCACGGCGACGAAACCGATGTCTTTGCCGACTCTGGCTACCGGGGCGTTCACAAGCGCGATGAGGTGATCAAGGACCATCCCGAGGTCCACTGGTACGTGGCCATGATGCCCAGCCATCGCAAGGCGCTGGACAAGGAAACGCCCATGGGCTCGATCATGGAAGCGCTGGAGAAAACCAAGGCGCGCATCCGAGCCAAGGTCGAACACCCGTTCCGGGTGATCAAGCGCCAGTTCGGATATGTGAAGGTGCGCTACCGGGGATTGGCCAAGAACACGGCGCAGCTGCACACCCTGTTTGCGTTGTCCAACATCTGGATGGTGCGCCGAACGCTTTTGAAGGAGACCCGAGGATGA
- a CDS encoding patatin-like phospholipase family protein, protein MPALRLYAGPTARSHIERHGLRPQDVGAIPAAAGGPKGLILGPLDRFIFGEWLPRSQQPVDLIGASIGAWRMATACLDDPVASLMRLERDYIAQHFELPQGQKRPTAEQVSRQFARNLQVFYGGRIDELLRQPRYRLHIVTSRGRHVLARDGALRTPLGYLGAFVANALGRKALGAWLERVVFSSLHGDAPAALPFGTQDFRTRQIGLHAGNFMDALQASCSIPFVLRPVHAIAGAPPGPYWDGGITDYHLHLRYQTPDTAPLVLYPHFQRAVVPGWLDKRWTGRHAASPALDRMVVIAPDPDWVRTLPHGRLPDRSDFNRYGQNLAARVQAWSAATAAAVRLADEFAQWLERPDLSRLEPL, encoded by the coding sequence ATGCCTGCCTTGCGCCTTTATGCCGGTCCAACGGCCCGCTCCCACATCGAACGCCATGGCCTGCGTCCGCAGGACGTGGGCGCCATCCCCGCGGCGGCGGGTGGCCCCAAGGGACTCATCCTCGGGCCGCTCGACCGTTTCATTTTTGGGGAGTGGCTGCCGCGCAGCCAGCAGCCCGTGGACCTGATCGGCGCGTCCATCGGCGCCTGGCGCATGGCCACGGCCTGCCTGGACGACCCCGTCGCTTCGTTGATGCGGCTGGAGCGCGACTACATCGCCCAGCACTTCGAGCTGCCGCAAGGCCAGAAGCGCCCCACCGCCGAGCAGGTCAGTCGCCAGTTCGCCCGCAACCTCCAGGTGTTCTACGGCGGGCGGATCGACGAGTTGTTGCGCCAACCGCGCTACCGCCTGCACATCGTCACCTCGCGCGGGCGCCATGTGCTCGCGCGCGACGGTGCGCTGCGCACGCCGCTGGGGTATCTCGGTGCCTTCGTGGCCAACGCCCTGGGGCGCAAGGCCCTGGGCGCCTGGCTGGAGCGCGTGGTGTTTTCTTCGCTGCACGGTGACGCGCCCGCCGCGCTGCCCTTTGGCACGCAGGATTTCCGCACCCGCCAGATCGGTCTTCACGCCGGCAACTTCATGGACGCGCTGCAGGCCAGCTGCTCCATCCCTTTCGTGCTGCGCCCGGTGCACGCCATCGCCGGCGCGCCACCCGGGCCGTACTGGGACGGCGGCATCACCGACTACCACCTGCACCTGCGTTACCAGACGCCCGACACCGCGCCGCTGGTGCTGTACCCGCATTTCCAGCGCGCGGTGGTGCCCGGCTGGCTCGACAAGCGCTGGACGGGCCGGCACGCGGCCAGCCCCGCGCTGGACCGCATGGTGGTCATCGCGCCCGACCCGGACTGGGTCCGGACCCTGCCCCACGGCCGCCTGCCCGACCGCAGCGATTTCAACCGCTACGGCCAGAACCTGGCCGCGCGCGTGCAGGCCTGGAGTGCGGCCACGGCCGCCGCCGTGCGGCTGGCCGACGAGTTCGCGCAGTGGCTGGAGCGGCCGGACCTGTCGCGGCTGGAGCCGCTGTGA
- a CDS encoding HDOD domain-containing protein: protein MDEALPTVPLFSIHREIAMQLDKLLKQPHALPSAPKVVRKLMDTFDREEVDLLYAADLIESDPVLTAKLIKTANSAFFGLHRTVGNAREAMNMMGLIKVRALVIATALGDGFHRLGSVNLNQFWRYSINSANLSRYIALPIKIDENTAFTAGLVHGIGELVMHVGMPEAMIDLDRSVPVLDLKRARAEKGLFGYSYAEVGAALAREWRFPKKMIDAIEHQVAPFDNEVYEPIAGVIHIASWRARAEELSLGSEGLINTYPDPIGLVLGIDPDTVIGEEIPSLTRHTEKSESFATV, encoded by the coding sequence TTGGACGAAGCGCTCCCCACCGTTCCACTGTTTTCCATCCACCGGGAAATCGCCATGCAGCTCGACAAACTCCTCAAACAGCCCCATGCGCTGCCTTCAGCGCCCAAGGTCGTGCGAAAGCTCATGGACACCTTCGACCGGGAAGAGGTGGATCTGCTGTACGCCGCCGACCTGATCGAGTCCGACCCGGTGCTGACCGCGAAACTGATCAAGACCGCCAACTCGGCCTTTTTCGGTCTGCACCGCACGGTGGGCAACGCCCGCGAAGCCATGAACATGATGGGCCTGATCAAGGTCCGCGCGCTCGTGATCGCCACCGCGCTGGGCGACGGTTTCCACCGCCTGGGCAGCGTCAACCTCAACCAGTTCTGGCGCTACAGCATCAACTCCGCCAACCTCTCGCGTTACATCGCGCTGCCGATCAAGATCGACGAAAACACGGCTTTCACCGCGGGCCTGGTGCACGGCATCGGCGAGCTGGTCATGCACGTGGGCATGCCCGAGGCGATGATCGACCTGGACCGCAGCGTGCCCGTGCTCGACCTCAAGCGAGCCCGCGCCGAAAAAGGCCTGTTTGGCTACAGCTACGCCGAAGTCGGCGCGGCGCTGGCCCGTGAGTGGCGCTTTCCCAAGAAGATGATCGACGCCATCGAGCACCAGGTGGCCCCGTTCGACAACGAGGTCTACGAGCCGATCGCCGGGGTGATCCACATCGCGTCCTGGCGCGCGCGGGCCGAGGAGCTGTCGTTGGGCAGCGAAGGCCTGATCAACACCTACCCCGATCCCATCGGCCTGGTGCTCGGCATCGACCCCGACACGGTGATCGGCGAAGAAATCCCCTCCCTGACCCGTCACACGGAAAAGTCCGAGTCCTTCGCGACCGTCTGA
- a CDS encoding Bug family tripartite tricarboxylate transporter substrate binding protein, protein MDRRSLLTAGGASACLLGMGPAAFAQTLAAGPAPTRLPELHIYIPGGAGGGWDQTGRALGAAIQAAGMADRVTYENKGGKGGTIGLADFVARHDRNPAALMVGGMVMLGAIALGQSKATLDQVSPIARLTNDFMVLVSRTGQQPDSVAALSQAMRTNLAGVRFTGGSAGGVDHVLAGMIALQLRQDVTQLKYLPTSSGPEAAALLEKAQAQVAISSYSEFQTGIEKNQLTPLAMSSRRALYGVPSLHEQGLQTDLSNWRAVFAPGRIDVAQRENLRRIVVLATQHPAWAQALEKNKWFNALLHGQDFAGRLVIEQGMASAMAMMLKLKA, encoded by the coding sequence ATGGATCGAAGAAGCTTGTTGACGGCCGGCGGCGCCAGCGCGTGCCTGCTCGGCATGGGCCCCGCCGCGTTCGCCCAGACACTCGCCGCTGGGCCGGCCCCCACCCGCCTGCCCGAGCTGCACATCTACATCCCCGGCGGCGCCGGTGGCGGCTGGGACCAGACCGGCCGAGCCCTGGGCGCGGCCATCCAGGCCGCCGGCATGGCCGATCGGGTGACCTACGAGAACAAGGGCGGCAAGGGCGGGACCATCGGGCTGGCCGACTTCGTCGCGCGCCACGACCGCAACCCGGCGGCGCTGATGGTCGGTGGCATGGTGATGCTGGGCGCGATCGCGCTCGGGCAGTCGAAAGCCACGCTGGACCAGGTCAGCCCCATCGCGCGGCTGACCAACGACTTCATGGTGCTGGTGTCCCGGACGGGGCAGCAGCCGGACTCCGTGGCGGCGCTGAGCCAGGCCATGCGCACCAACCTGGCCGGGGTGCGGTTCACCGGCGGTTCGGCCGGCGGCGTCGATCATGTGCTCGCCGGCATGATCGCCCTCCAGCTGCGGCAGGACGTGACGCAACTCAAGTACCTGCCCACCAGCAGCGGCCCCGAAGCCGCCGCACTGCTGGAGAAGGCACAGGCACAGGTGGCGATCTCGAGCTACAGCGAATTCCAGACCGGCATTGAAAAGAACCAGCTCACGCCGCTGGCGATGTCTTCCCGCCGAGCGCTCTACGGGGTGCCCTCCCTGCACGAACAAGGCCTGCAGACCGACCTGAGCAACTGGCGCGCGGTGTTCGCCCCCGGGCGCATCGACGTGGCGCAACGCGAGAACCTGCGCCGCATCGTGGTCCTGGCCACCCAGCACCCCGCCTGGGCGCAGGCGCTGGAGAAAAACAAGTGGTTCAACGCCCTGCTGCACGGGCAGGACTTCGCCGGCCGGCTGGTCATCGAGCAGGGCATGGCCAGCGCCATGGCGATGATGCTCAAACTCAAGGCCTGA
- a CDS encoding Bug family tripartite tricarboxylate transporter substrate binding protein: protein MIRRNWLKTCGAATALWAVHSPSFAQQAAPTARPVHAPTPLAKLTIYIPGGAGGGWDQTGRALGAAIQSAGLAQQVVYENKGGKGGTLGLTDFVERFNRDPSALLIGGMVMLGAIAVNRPAVTLAQVGPIARLTNDFMVLVTPTGGRLADMNALKDAMRKNLSSVAFTGGSAGGVDHMLAGMIARQLRLDVSQLKYLPTSSGREAMALLEKGEAQVAISSYSEFQAGIDNKSLAPLAVSARKSLHGIPSLNELGVNTDLGNWRAVFGPGQISEPERNQLRHIVIAATQTPAWKQSLRTEKWTDALMHGEEFTKVLMIEQAMASAVAMMLKLKA from the coding sequence ATGATCCGCAGAAATTGGCTGAAAACCTGTGGCGCGGCCACTGCGCTGTGGGCTGTCCATTCCCCGTCGTTCGCCCAGCAGGCGGCACCCACCGCCCGGCCGGTGCACGCGCCCACACCACTCGCGAAGCTGACCATTTACATCCCGGGTGGTGCCGGCGGCGGCTGGGACCAGACCGGGCGCGCCCTCGGTGCCGCGATCCAGTCGGCCGGTCTGGCGCAGCAGGTGGTCTATGAAAACAAGGGCGGCAAAGGCGGCACCCTCGGTCTGACCGACTTCGTGGAGCGCTTCAACCGCGACCCCTCGGCGCTGCTGATCGGGGGCATGGTCATGCTAGGGGCCATCGCGGTGAACCGACCGGCGGTCACGCTGGCCCAGGTCGGCCCGATCGCCCGCCTGACCAACGATTTCATGGTGCTGGTGACCCCCACCGGGGGCCGCCTCGCCGACATGAACGCGCTGAAGGACGCGATGCGCAAAAACCTGTCGTCTGTGGCGTTCACCGGGGGTTCGGCGGGCGGGGTCGATCACATGCTGGCCGGCATGATCGCGCGCCAGCTGCGTCTCGATGTGAGCCAGCTGAAGTACCTACCCACGAGCAGCGGGCGCGAAGCCATGGCCTTGCTGGAGAAGGGTGAGGCCCAGGTCGCCATCTCCAGCTACAGCGAGTTCCAGGCGGGCATCGACAACAAGAGCCTCGCGCCCCTGGCCGTGTCGGCGCGCAAGTCGCTGCACGGCATCCCGTCACTCAACGAACTCGGCGTCAACACCGACCTCGGCAACTGGCGCGCCGTGTTCGGCCCGGGCCAGATCTCGGAGCCCGAGCGCAACCAGCTGCGCCACATCGTGATCGCCGCCACCCAGACGCCGGCCTGGAAGCAGTCGCTTCGCACGGAGAAGTGGACCGACGCCCTGATGCACGGCGAGGAGTTCACCAAGGTGCTGATGATCGAACAGGCCATGGCCAGCGCCGTGGCCATGATGCTCAAGCTCAAGGCCTGA
- a CDS encoding HDOD domain-containing protein, translating into MQLEALLNYPRALPAMPRAVSDLLAEMNLEDPSPKRVGELIGRDPALTTRVLRLSNSAFFRVSRKIGSADEAVALLGMTHVRSLVMAAALGAGFKNVPGIDLKQFWRYSLRAADIARSLAGVLHQNQGNAFTAGLIHAIGVLVMHIAMPDRMLALNVSTLPLDLNRASAEQALLGYSYAQVGAGMAEKWQFPNEMVSALANQLTPFEGEAYDPLAGLLHLASWRARAEELQLDNNGMAATFPDMVGLTLGLDLDSVLGKDPAEWSFSQALAAFIE; encoded by the coding sequence ATGCAACTCGAAGCCCTGCTCAATTACCCCCGGGCCCTGCCGGCCATGCCGCGCGCCGTTTCGGACCTGCTGGCGGAGATGAACCTCGAAGACCCCAGCCCCAAACGGGTGGGCGAGCTGATCGGGCGCGATCCCGCCTTGACCACGCGCGTGCTGCGCCTCTCGAACTCCGCGTTTTTCCGCGTCAGCCGCAAGATCGGCAGCGCCGACGAGGCCGTGGCCCTGCTGGGCATGACCCATGTGCGCTCGCTGGTGATGGCGGCGGCCCTGGGTGCGGGCTTCAAGAACGTGCCCGGCATCGACCTCAAACAGTTCTGGCGCTACAGCCTGCGGGCGGCCGACATCGCGCGTTCGCTCGCGGGCGTGCTGCACCAGAACCAGGGCAATGCGTTCACTGCAGGCCTGATCCACGCCATCGGCGTGCTGGTGATGCACATCGCCATGCCCGACCGCATGCTGGCGCTCAACGTCAGCACCCTGCCGCTGGACCTGAACCGGGCGTCCGCCGAACAGGCGCTGCTGGGTTACAGCTACGCCCAGGTGGGCGCCGGCATGGCGGAGAAATGGCAGTTCCCGAACGAAATGGTGTCGGCCCTGGCCAACCAGCTCACCCCCTTTGAGGGTGAGGCCTACGACCCGCTGGCCGGGTTGCTGCACCTCGCCTCCTGGCGCGCGCGCGCCGAGGAACTGCAGCTCGACAACAACGGCATGGCCGCGACCTTTCCCGACATGGTCGGGCTCACGCTCGGGCTGGACCTCGACAGCGTGCTGGGCAAGGACCCCGCCGAGTGGTCCTTCAGCCAGGCCCTGGCCGCTTTCATCGAGTGA
- a CDS encoding helix-turn-helix transcriptional regulator: MSPGVRIFAAQRYRLSTLTLRSDALILVLRGRKSLHAPGQRFDAGPGQAVLIARGSQWDVVNDPRGQGRYEALVLAFDDDMVRDTEALAHTKETAAMAGARVVAVDDELDGAVRRCLPATNATLSDALVRHRAKEVLLLLAERGHRLVSTLGLDWGERVRRLVSQRPDVDWNVAALADAFHLSESTLRRRLQSEDLSLAALVREVRLETALGLLQTSTLSVGEVAQRCGWASHSRFSAAFRERWGVPPSVVRH; the protein is encoded by the coding sequence GTGAGCCCCGGGGTGCGCATTTTTGCGGCCCAGCGCTACCGGCTGAGCACGCTCACCCTGCGGTCGGATGCGCTCATCCTCGTGCTCAGGGGCCGCAAGTCGCTGCATGCACCCGGGCAACGTTTCGATGCCGGTCCCGGGCAAGCGGTGCTGATCGCGCGGGGCTCGCAGTGGGACGTGGTCAACGACCCGCGCGGGCAAGGTCGCTACGAGGCTCTGGTGCTGGCCTTTGACGACGACATGGTTCGCGATACCGAGGCGCTCGCGCACACGAAAGAAACCGCTGCGATGGCAGGCGCCAGGGTGGTCGCCGTGGACGACGAGCTGGACGGTGCGGTGCGCCGCTGTCTGCCCGCGACGAACGCCACGCTGTCCGATGCTTTGGTGCGCCATCGGGCCAAGGAGGTTCTGTTGCTCCTGGCCGAGCGTGGGCATCGGCTGGTGTCCACCCTCGGGCTGGACTGGGGCGAGCGGGTTCGTCGGCTGGTGTCTCAGCGTCCCGACGTCGACTGGAATGTGGCCGCGCTCGCCGACGCGTTTCACCTGAGCGAATCCACCTTGCGCCGCCGCCTGCAAAGCGAAGACCTCTCGCTGGCGGCGCTGGTGCGAGAGGTGCGGCTGGAGACCGCCTTGGGCCTCTTGCAAACCTCGACCTTGTCGGTGGGCGAGGTGGCGCAACGCTGTGGCTGGGCATCGCACAGCCGCTTCAGTGCGGCGTTCCGCGAGCGCTGGGGTGTGCCGCCTTCCGTCGTTCGACATTGA
- a CDS encoding Tex family protein — protein sequence MQKIIAQLAQEIRVGVHQVKAAVELLDGGATVPFIARYRKEVTDGLDDIQLRELEARLSYLRELEDRRGAVLKAIDEQGKLTDALRVAIAQAPTKQELEDLYLPFKLKRRTKGQIAREFGIEPLADKLFADPSLDPAAEAAAFTKPAEVLDDGKPGADFSTVPAVLDGVRDILSERWAEDAALLQSLREWLWTEGLLQSKLVAGKDENHPDVAKFRDYFDYDEPIGRVPSHRALAVFRGRALEILDAKLVLPEPEAVVSATTGKPAPTVSLAEGRIALHLGWSHKGRKADDLLRKCVAWTWRVKLSLSSERDLFARLRESAEAVAIKVFADNLRDLLLAAPAGPRVVMGLDPGIRTGVKVAVVDATGKLVDTATVYPHEPKRDWDGSLHTLLRLCDKHGVNLIAIGNGTASRETDKLAADLIKLIQKGAAPDHPCHGLQKVVVSEAGASVYSASEFASQEMPDVDVSLRGAASIARRLQDPLAELVKIDPKSIGVGQYQHDVNQSELARTLDAVVEDCVNGVGVDLNTASVPLLSKVSGLSATVAKSVVRWREANGAFKSRQQLMEVSGLGAKTFEQAAGFLRIRGGDNPLDMTGVHPETYPVVEQIIAKTGQPVATLMGRADMLKTLRPELFANEKFGVITVKDILTELEKPGRDPRPDFAVARFNDGVEDISDLREGMILEGTVSNVAQFGAFIDLGVHQDGLVHVSQLANKFVNDAREIVKTGDIVKVKVMEVDVARKRIGLSMRLDATPAKREPGAPRDNRFEPARGGPRAGGQGGGQRQPEPAGAMASAFAKLQGVGKR from the coding sequence ATGCAAAAAATCATCGCGCAGCTTGCGCAGGAAATCCGGGTCGGTGTCCACCAGGTCAAGGCCGCTGTGGAGCTGCTCGACGGCGGCGCCACCGTGCCTTTCATCGCCCGCTACCGCAAGGAAGTCACCGACGGGCTGGACGACATCCAGCTGCGCGAGCTGGAGGCGCGGCTCAGCTACCTGCGTGAGCTGGAAGACCGCCGTGGCGCGGTGCTCAAGGCCATCGACGAGCAGGGCAAGCTGACCGACGCGCTGCGCGTGGCGATCGCCCAGGCGCCCACCAAGCAGGAGCTGGAAGACCTGTACCTGCCCTTCAAGCTGAAACGCCGCACCAAGGGCCAGATCGCGCGCGAGTTCGGCATCGAGCCGCTGGCCGACAAGTTGTTTGCCGACCCGTCGCTGGACCCGGCCGCCGAGGCGGCGGCGTTCACCAAGCCCGCCGAGGTGTTGGACGACGGCAAGCCCGGTGCCGACTTCTCCACCGTGCCCGCCGTGCTCGACGGCGTGCGCGACATCCTCTCCGAGCGCTGGGCCGAAGACGCTGCGCTGCTGCAGAGCCTGCGCGAGTGGCTGTGGACCGAGGGCCTGTTGCAGAGCAAGCTGGTGGCCGGCAAGGACGAGAACCACCCGGACGTGGCCAAGTTCCGCGACTACTTTGATTACGACGAGCCGATCGGCCGCGTGCCTTCGCACCGTGCGCTGGCCGTGTTCCGGGGCCGCGCGCTGGAGATCCTGGACGCCAAGCTGGTGTTGCCCGAGCCCGAGGCGGTGGTGAGCGCGACCACCGGCAAGCCCGCGCCCACCGTGTCGCTGGCCGAGGGCCGCATCGCCCTGCACCTGGGCTGGAGCCACAAGGGCCGCAAGGCCGACGACCTGCTGCGCAAGTGCGTGGCCTGGACCTGGCGCGTGAAGCTCAGCCTCTCCAGCGAGCGCGACCTGTTCGCCCGCCTGCGCGAGAGCGCCGAGGCGGTGGCGATCAAGGTGTTTGCCGACAACCTGCGCGACCTGCTGCTGGCCGCGCCGGCCGGCCCGCGCGTGGTGATGGGGCTGGACCCGGGCATCCGCACCGGCGTGAAAGTGGCCGTGGTCGACGCGACCGGCAAGCTGGTGGACACCGCGACCGTGTACCCGCACGAACCCAAGCGCGACTGGGACGGCTCGCTGCACACGCTGCTGCGCCTGTGCGACAAACACGGCGTGAACCTGATCGCCATCGGCAACGGCACCGCCAGCCGCGAGACCGACAAGCTCGCCGCCGACCTGATCAAGCTGATTCAGAAGGGCGCCGCGCCCGACCACCCCTGCCACGGCCTGCAGAAGGTCGTGGTCAGCGAGGCCGGCGCGTCGGTGTATTCCGCCAGCGAATTCGCCTCTCAGGAAATGCCCGACGTTGACGTGAGCCTGCGCGGCGCGGCCTCCATCGCTCGCCGCCTGCAGGACCCGCTGGCCGAGCTGGTGAAGATCGACCCCAAGAGCATCGGCGTGGGCCAGTACCAGCACGACGTGAACCAGAGCGAGCTCGCGCGCACGCTGGACGCGGTGGTGGAAGACTGCGTGAACGGCGTGGGCGTGGACCTGAACACGGCCAGCGTGCCGCTGCTCTCCAAGGTGTCGGGCCTGTCGGCCACGGTGGCGAAATCGGTGGTGCGCTGGCGCGAGGCCAACGGCGCTTTCAAGAGCCGTCAGCAGCTCATGGAGGTCAGCGGCCTGGGCGCCAAGACCTTCGAGCAGGCGGCGGGTTTCCTGCGCATCCGGGGCGGCGACAACCCGCTGGACATGACCGGCGTGCACCCGGAAACCTATCCCGTGGTCGAGCAGATCATCGCGAAAACCGGCCAGCCGGTGGCCACGCTCATGGGCCGCGCCGACATGCTCAAGACGCTGCGCCCGGAGCTGTTCGCCAACGAGAAATTCGGTGTGATCACGGTCAAGGACATCCTGACCGAGCTGGAGAAACCCGGCCGCGACCCGCGCCCGGACTTCGCGGTGGCGCGCTTCAACGACGGCGTCGAAGACATCAGCGACCTGCGCGAGGGCATGATCCTCGAAGGCACGGTGTCCAACGTCGCGCAATTTGGCGCTTTCATCGACCTCGGCGTGCACCAGGACGGTCTCGTCCACGTGAGCCAGCTGGCCAACAAGTTCGTCAACGACGCGCGCGAGATCGTCAAGACCGGCGACATCGTGAAGGTCAAGGTGATGGAGGTGGACGTGGCGCGCAAGCGCATCGGCCTGTCCATGCGGCTGGACGCCACGCCCGCGAAGCGCGAACCCGGCGCGCCGCGCGACAACCGCTTCGAGCCGGCCCGGGGCGGGCCGCGCGCGGGCGGGCAGGGCGGTGGCCAGCGCCAGCCCGAGCCGGCCGGCGCCATGGCCTCGGCTTTCGCCAAGCTGCAGGGCGTGGGCAAACGCTGA